One window of Medicago truncatula cultivar Jemalong A17 chromosome 2, MtrunA17r5.0-ANR, whole genome shotgun sequence genomic DNA carries:
- the LOC120578222 gene encoding uncharacterized protein gives MQKHQYNSMDPRNEEFHSAPQPVRQDHLDGMHTNSRPPPAFSMSENKPVHNFSIQTGEEFALEFMRDRVNVKKPAFPNVVGEPNYSTGYMELKGILGHPGSESGSEISILTNIEKVPKEFDRRNSVLHQERSNYGSARSIPRSSSNQDNNRVFQGISSSGSSDNLSMKMKVLCSFGGRILPRPGDGKLRYVGGETRIISIRKDISWPELMQKILSIYNETRVIKYQLPGEDLDALVSVSSDEDLRNMMEECHDLQRRRGSLKLRMFLFSINELEDTQFGLGSMDGGDSEIQYVVAINGMDMESRSNSILRRGGSSNNINELDRQSIDRETKRVAVESYGVGSSSLTGNVNSVLTNQSSQPILPTPSSAYEAYPFFYEDPIIQQGGAGQYPIHTGPFPSNSSALNLGEVPVSLPTHGVVNQGITSKGQVSSELQVQRKGDNVIHAANDRVNALSTEAPYSLPLNPFEGSLQGNLSEASVPAAVSEAIHPAVPLENKIPAAVSEVLNPTQISRSGEDDFYTGSADAFSRALVDAESNVIDFSCLEPPPLPNRVYYSERVFPREHADLLNRSAKSDDAYGSHLLMSDLLSDLNHMNSVNESSDMLHSENMSNLNTVSNTSAKPLHADGHSISSKHLPDATSQVNSKLYQRVDSDLKPVLSDNKISENETNISKDRHKIPQVDETKGSEHLAFHRVPSVEHNDNLASKLQEQNLSAVPTRDPNNDAKVHAPPLDAKSKPSQGDILIDIEDRFPRDFLYDMFSKAVHSEDSANISPLPTDRAGLSLRMENHEPKSWSYFQKLAHEGFDNVSLIDQDNLGYSSAVSKVKEGDGMLQHSAPLPAESVIMTGPKESHSQLNFVEENQKSLPVTTKTEAVAFQPENNPSELKGNENKNVNATVENDRAQEPEYLDGNDETRDVVSAPPDISFGEFDISTLQIIMNADLEELRELGSGTFGTVYHGKWRGSDVAIKRIKKSCFSGRSSEQERLTIEFWREADILSKLHHPNVVAFYGVVQDGPGGTMATVTEFMVDGSLRHVLLRKDRYLDRRKRLIIAMDAAFGMEYLHAKNIVHFDLKCDNLLVNMKDPLRPICKVGDFGLSKIKRNTLVTGGVRGTLPWMAPELLNGSSNKVSEKVDVFSFGIVLWEILTGEEPYANMHYGAIIGGIVNNTLRPTIPSYCDLEWRTLMEQCWAPNPAVRPSFTEIARRLRVMSAAAAQTKGQGHKASK, from the exons ATGCAGAAACATCAATACAATTCCATGGATCCTCGAAATGAGGAATTCCATTCTGCACCGCAACCGGTCCGGCAAGACCATCTGGATGGCATGCATACCAATTCAAGGCCTCCTCCTGCCTTTAGCATGTCAGAAAATAAACCTGTACATAATTTCTCCATACAGACGGGTGAGGAATTCGCTCTCGAGTTTATGAGAGATAGGGTGAATGTCAAGAAGCCTGCGTTTCCAAATGTCGTGGGCGAGCCTAATTATTCAACAGGGTATATGGAATTGAAAGGAATCTTAGGTCATCCAGGATCTGAAAGTGGTTCCGAGATTTCTATCCTCACAAATATTGAGAAAGTTCCGAAAGAGTTTGACAGAAGGAATTCTGTTCTACATCAGGAAAGAAGTAATTATGGCTCAGCTCGATCGATTCCAAGATCATCATCTAATCAAGACAATAACCGAGTCTTTCAAGGAATTTCCTCCTCTGGATCTTCTGACAACTTATCTATGAAGATGAAGGTTCTATGCAGCTTTGGTGGTAGAATATTACCACGTCCGGGTGACGGAAAGCTTAGATATGTTGGGGGTGAAACACGGATTATTAGTATAAGAAAGGACATAAGTTGGCCGGAGCTTATGCAGAAAATATTATCGATCTATAATGAAACTCGTGTAATAAAGTATCAGCTCCCTGGAGAAGATCTTGATGCCCTAGTTTCGGTATCTTCCGATGAGGATCTGCGGAATATGATGGAGGAATGTCATGATCTACAAAGAAGGAGAGGATCGTTAAAGCTTAGGATGTTCTTATTCTCAATAAATGAATTGGAGGATACCCAGTTTGGTCTTGGTAGTATGGATGGTGGTGATTCTGAAATCCAGTATGTCGTTGCTATTAATGGTATGGACATGGAATCAAGAAGCAACTCTATCCTTCGTCGTGGAGGAAGTTCtaataatataaatgaattggACAGACAAAGTATTGACAGGGAGACTAAAAGAGTTGCGGTAGAATCATATGGTGTCGGTAGTTCTTCCTTAACCGGCAATGTTAACTCGGTATTGACAAATCAGTCTTCACAACCGATTTTACCAACACCCTCAAGTGCTTATGAAGCTTATCCGTTCTTTTACGAGGATCCGATCATTCAGCAAGGGGGAGCTGGTCAATATCCAATACACACTGGTCCTTTTCCTTCTAACAGTTCGGCTCTCAATCTAGGAGAGGTTCCTGTTTCTTTGCCTACTCATGGTGTTGTGAACCAAGGAATCACTAGCAAAGGACAAGTATCCAGTGAGTTGCAAGTACAAAGAAAGGGTGATAATGTCATTCATGCAGCAAATGACCGAGTGAACGCTTTATCAACAGAAGCACCATATTCTCTTCCTTTGAATCCATTTGAGGGAAGTTTGCAAGGTAATTTATCAGAGGCATCAGTTCCAGCTGCTGTATCAGAAGCAATCCATCCTGCAGTTCCATTAGAAAACAAGATCCCAGCTGCTGTATCAGAAGTGCTGAATCCTACACAGATTTCAAGATCTGGAGAAGATGACTTCTATACTGGATCCGCAGACGCATTCAGTCGTGCTCTTGTTGATGCCGAGTCCAATGTAATTGATTTCAGTTGCCTTGAACCACCTCCGCTTCCTAATAGAGTATATTATTCAGAGAGAGTTTTTCCCAGGGAACATGCAGATTTGTTGAACCGGTCTGCAAAGTCGGATGATGCATATGGTTCTCACTTACTCATGTCAGATTTACTTTCCGATTTGAACCATATGAATTCGGTTAATGAATCCAGCGACATGTTGCACAGCGAGAATATGTCGAATCTGAACACAGTGTCCAACACATCAGCAAAGCCCTTGCATGCAGATGGCCATAGCATCAGCAGCAAACATTTGCCTGATGCAACAAGTCAGGTGAATTCAAAGTTATATCAGCGCGTGGATTCTGATTTGAAGCCGGTATTATCAGATAACAAAATTTCTGAAAATGAGACAAATATCTCCAAAGATAGGCATAAAATTCCTCAAGTCGATGAAACCAAGGGCAGTGAGCATCTTGCATTTCATCGTGTTCCTTCTGTTGAACATAATGATAATCTAGCATCTAAACTTCAAGAGCAAAATTTGTCTGCAGTTCCTACAAGGGATCCCAATAATGATGCTAAAGTCCACGCTCCGCCTCTTGATGCTAAATCTAAACCTTCTCAAGGTGATATTCTGATTGATATTGAAGACAGGTTTCCCCGTGATTTCCTTTATGACATGTTCTCGAAAGCAGTTCATTCTGAAGATTCCGCAAATATTAGTCCATTACCAACTGATAGAGCAGGTTTGAGCTTAAGAATGGAAAATCACGAGCCTAAAAGTTGGTCATATTTTCAGAAGTTGGCACATGAAGGGTTTGATAACGTTTCTCTAATTGATCAGGATAATCTCGGTTATTCATCAGCTGTTAGTAAAGTAAAAGAAGGGGATGGTATGTTACAGCATTCTGCACCTCTACCAGCAGAGAGTGTTATTATGACAGGACCCAAGGAATCCCATTCCCAACTAAATTTTGTAGAGGAAAATCAGAAAAGTTTACCTGTAACCACCAAAACCGAGGCTGTTGCTTTTCAACCAGAAAATAACCCTTCTGAACTTAAGGGAAATGAAAATAAGAACGTCAACGCCACAGTGGAAAACGATAGAGCTCAGGAGCCTGAATATCTT GATGGCAATGATGAGACAAGGGATGTGGTTTCAGCTCCTCCAGATATTAGTTTTGGGGAGTTTGACATTAGTACTTTGCAG ATCATAATGAATGCGGATCTTGAAGAACTGAGAGAACTCGGATCTGGTACCTTTGGAACTGTGTATCATGGAAAATGGAGGGGATCAGATGTTGCAatcaaaagaataaagaaaagCTGTTTCTCCGGTCGGTCTTCAGAACAAGAGAGACTG ACCATAGAGTTCTGGCGGGAAGCTGACATTCTTTCCAAGCTTCATCATCCAAATGTGGTGGCCTTTTATGGTGTAGTTCAAGATGGACCAGGAGGAACAATGGCCACGGTTACGGAGTTCATGGTTGACGGTTCTCTTCGACATGTTTTGCTACGTAAGGATAG GTATCTTGATCGCCGCAAGAGGCTCATAATTGCGATGGATGCAGCTTTTGGGATGGAGTATTTACatgcaaaaaatattgttcatttTGACTTGAAATGTGACAATTTGCTTGTGAACATGAAGGATCCTTTACGGCCAATATGCAAG GTTGGAGATTTTGGCCTGTCAAAAATTAAGCGGAATACCCTGGTGACCGGTGGTGTGCGTGGAACTCTACCTTGGATGGCACCAGAGCTACTGAATGGGAGCAGCAATAAGGTTTCAGAAAAG GTTGACGTATTCTCCTTTGGCATTGTATTATGGGAGATTCTTACTGGGGAGGAGCCATATGCTAATATGCACTACGGTGCAATCATAG GAGGTATTGTGAACAACACATTAAGACCTACAATCCCAAGTTATTGCGATCTAGAATGGAGAACACTGATGGAGCAGTGTTGGGCACCTAACCCTGCAGTAAGGCCATCCTTTACAGAAATTGCGCGCCGCTTGCGCGTGATGTCTGCAGCTGCAGCTCAAACCAAAGGACAAGGACACAAGGCATCTAAATGA
- the LOC25479862 gene encoding probable serine/threonine-protein kinase DDB_G0267686, which yields MDPRNEYQPGSQSIMHDHMDGIYMSRRPHDLNTSEVKPVQHYSIQTGEEFSLEFMRDRANIGKPVFSNVSDPNYTTGYMELKGILGISHGGSETGSDMSMLSMMDKYPKEFDRSNYGSIRSIPRTSLHQDNRQFVHGYGSAESYDNSSIMLKFLCSFGGRILPRPSDGKLRYVGGQTRILRIRKDISYHELIQKALMIYNQVQTVKYQLPGEDLDALVSVSSDEDIQNMMEECNHLEDREGSQKLRMFLFSISDLQDAQFGLTSMGDDSEVQYVIAVNGMDLESRKNSNMVGLSFSANDINELEGENIDRQGNGPQTNNFDSSLATHFSQPMLPTSSNSYGMYPVFYGDQMIRHGEPNAHGQYFMNHGVDPSYKPFIEGSPINMLPHMPNTQQGIFNEGYPPNGVQVQNSEVPETLVRMMADSSIQQETLSLSPSQLFDGYIKNDFPEASVVVTAPEGNSLPPTRTNQLSDNDEASSTSSSAFVAGPYVDSRNNAVDLSCLHPPPLPKRVYYSERIPREQVESLNRSTKSDDAHNNQFQVSDLLSGVHLQDSAIDSGNNLHDGNLSNLAKEMNITAKPLPADGEGTKDILNKENAVAMLGTDRNDNHKESPLDGKPDIPVKESNGDFNMQAPPVPLNANTTAKVDPQAQGDILIDINDRFPRELLNDMFSKAILEEEDSSSQHPLASDGMGLSINMENHEPKSWSYFQKLAQEGNENASLIDQDRLGFSPGVVGDNRDQHVAPLTTDEDPLNRAEFHLNFGEEIQKDLHGENEVETTVLKSNYDQSQINDTESMQFGAMIENLRAEESEYEVEKFEKNNSSLPPLDPSLGEFDTSTLQVIMNEDLEELKELGSGTFGTVYHGKWRGTDVAIKRIKKTCFTGRSSEQERLTVEFWREADILSKLHHPNVVAFYGVVQNGPGGTMATVAEYMVDGSLRHVLLRKDRYLDRRKRLIIAMDAAFGMEYLHSKNIVHFDLKCDNLLVNLKDPLRPICKVGDFGLSKIKRNTLVSGGVRGTLPWMAPELLNGSSSKVSEKVDVFSFGIVLWEILTGEEPYANMHYGAIIGGIVNNTLRPTIPNYCDIEWRTLMEQCWAPNPAVRPSFTEIASRLRTMTTAAVPTKSPGHKASK from the exons ATGGATCCTAGAAATGAATATCAGCCTGGATCACAGTCAATAATGCATGACCACATGGATGGAATTTATATGAGTAGAAGACCACATGACCTCAATACATCGGAAGTTAAACCTGTACAGCATTACTCGATACAGACGGGTGAGGAATTCTCTCTTGAGTTTATGAGAGATAGGGCAAATATCGGGAAGCCTGTATTTTCGAATGTCAGTGATCCTAATTATACAACTGGTTATATGGAACTGAAAGGCATTTTAGGAATCAGTCATGGAGGATCTGAAACTGGATCAGACATGTCCATGCTATCAATGATGGATAAATATCCTAAAGAGTTCGATAGAAGCAACTACGGATCGATTCGATCGATACCAAGAACTTCGCTGCATCAGGACAACAGACAATTTGTGCATGGATATGGCTCTGCCGAAAGTTATGATAACTCGTCAATTATGTTGAAGTTTCTTTGTAGCTTCGGCGGTAGAATATTGCCACGGCCAAGTGATGGAAAGCTAAGGTATGTTGGAGGCCAAACACGCATTCTCCGTATAAGAAAGGACATATCTTATCACGAGCTCATTCAAAAAGCGTTGATGATCTATAACCAGGTTCAGACAGTTAAGTACCAGCTTCCCGGGGAAGATCTCGATGCCTTGGTATCTGTATCATCTGATGAGGATATACAGAACATGATGGAAGAATGTAATCATCTAGAAGATAGAGAAGGATCACAAAAGCTTaggatgtttttgttctcaatCAGTGATTTGCAGGATGCTCAGTTTGGTCTCACCTCCATGGGCGATGATTCTGAAGTCCAGTATGTTATTGCTGTTAATGGCATGGACTTGGAGTCgagaaaaaactcaaatatgGTTGGTTTGAGCTTTTCTGCAAACGATATAAATGAATTGGAGGGGGAAAATATTGACAGACAGGGCAATGGTCCCCAGACGAACAATTTCGACTCATCATTGGCTACTCATTTTTCACAACCAATGCTACCAACTTCCTCGAATTCATACGGAATGTATCCAGTATTTTATGGCGATCAAATGATACGCCACGGTGAACCTAACGCTCATGGTCAATATTTTATGAATCATGGTGTTGATCCTTCTTATAAACCTTTTATTGAAGGGTCTCCTATTAACATGCTTCCTCATATGCCGAATACTCAACAAGGGATTTTTAATGAAGGATATCCTCCTAATGGAGTACAAGTGCAAAATTCAGAAGTACCTGAAACTTTGGTGAGAATGATGGCTGACAGTTCAATTCAACAAGAAACACTATCGCTGTCTCCTTCTCAACTGTTTGACGgttatataaaaaatgattttccaGAAGCATCCGTCGTAGTTACTGCTCCAGAGGGGAATTCATTGCCTCCGACAAGAACAAACCAACTCTCAGATAACGACGAGGCTTCTTCTACTTCCAGCAGTGCTTTTGTTGCGGGTCCTTATGTTGATTCTCGCAACAATGCAGTTGACTTGAGTTGTCTTCACCCTCCTCCTCTTCCTAAAAGAGTTTATTATTCAGAAAGAATTCCAAGGGAGCAAGTAGAGTCGCTGAATCGATCCACAAAGTCAGATGATGCGCACAATAATCAGTTTCAAGTTTCAGATTTACTTTCTGGCGTCCATTTGCAGGACTCAGCTATAGACTCTGGTAACAACTTGCATGATGGAAATCTGTCTAATCTAGCCAAGGAAATGAACATCACGGCGAAGCCCTTACCTGCAGATGGCGAAGGAACCAAAGATATCTTAAATAAGGAGAATGCTGTTGCTATGCTGGGAACGGATCGTAACGATAACCATAAAGAATCGCCGCTTGATGGTAAACCAGACATCCCTGTGAAAGAATCAAATGGTGATTTTAACATGCAAGCACCACCTGTTCCTTTGAATGCGAACACAACTGCGAAAGTTGATCCGCAAGCGCAAGGTGACATTCTTATTGATATTAATGATCGATTTCCACGCGAATTGCTTAATGATATGTTCTCCAAAGCAATACTAGAAGAAGAAGATTCCTCTAGTCAACATCCATTAGCTTCAGATGGAATGGGTTTAAGTATAAACATGGAAAATCATGAACCTAAAAGTTGGTCGTATTTTCAAAAATTGGCGCAAGAAGGGAACGAAAATGCATCTCTTATTGACCAGGATCGTCTTGGTTTTTCACCTGGTGTAGTTGGAGATAATAGAGATCAACATGTTGCACCTTTAACAACTGATGAAGATCCACTAAACCGTGCGGAATTCCATCTCAATTTTGGCGAAGAAATTCAGAAGGACTTGCATGGAGAAAATGAAGTAGAAACTACTGTTCTGAAATCAAATTATGATCAGTCTCAAATTAATGACACTGAAAGTATGCAATTTGGTGCTATGATAGAAAACCTAAGAGCAGAAGAGTCAGAATATGAG GTTGAAAAGTTTGAAAAGAACAATAGCAGTCTACCTCCTCTTGATCCTTCTTTAGGAGAATTTGATACGAGTACTTTGCAG GTCATAATGAATGAAGATCTTGAAGAGCTGAAGGAACTTGGTTCCGGTACCTTTGGAACTGTATATCATGGAAAATGGCGAGGAACAGACGTTGCAATTAAGAGAATAAAGAAGACTTGCTTCACTGGTCGATCATCTGAGCAAGAGAGACTG ACTGTTGAGTTTTGGCGGGAAGCTGACATTCTTTCAAAGCTTCATCATCCAAATGTGGTGGCGTTTTATGGTGTAGTTCAAAATGGACCAGGAGGAACAATGGCAACTGTTGCAGAGTATATGGTTGATGGTTCTCTTAGGCATGTCTTACTTCGCAAGGATAG GTATCTTGATCGGCGGAAGAGGCTGATAATTGCAATGGATGCAGCTTTTGGAATGGAATATTTGCACTCCAAAAATATTGTGCATTTCGACTTAAAATGTGACAATTTACTTGTAAACTTAAAAGATCCATTACGGCCAATATGCAAG GTTGGTGATTTTGGTTTGTCAAAAATTAAACGAAATACATTAGTTTCTGGTGGGGTGCGAGGCACTCTACCTTGGATGGCACCAGAGCTGCTGAATGGTAGCAGCAGCAAGGTCTCCGAAAAG GTTGATGTGTTCTCGTTTGGCATAGTACTATGGGAGATTCTTACCGGTGAGGAGCCATATGCCAATATGCACTATGGTGCAATCATAG GTGGAATTGTCAACAACACACTAAGGCCAACAATACCAAATTATTGTGATATTGAATGGAGAACACTGATGGAGCAATGTTGGGCACCAAATCCTGCAGTTAGGCCATCCTTCACAGAAATAGCAAGTCGACTACGCACTATGACAACTGCAGCCGTCCCAACCAAATCACCGGGTCACAAGGCATCCAAATGA
- the LOC25479864 gene encoding protein CHROMOSOME TRANSMISSION FIDELITY 7, protein MQLKISNFFKCPSNSTPASTSTSLASEVDRDDDLSQWENKQHHIFNTYHRTRKNPKPVISPSSIIRKPVVKNKKRSYAQFHLEFGQSDFLLRACSTCGVEFTPGNVDDEKNHTQFHKCYMQGIQFRGWTSERVISSHKDGRIIMVLGTDPSSHKNKAEEVVKMMEIELGSGWIGHQHCKVYLFVSLQRIVGCVVAEPIKEAFRVVSCSVDEHSDSKRKREKKPCPTTLQFGNIVFQREVEKKAVNVNDSEVMDGRAIFCESNPVAAVCGIRAIWVTPSNRRKHIASQLLDTVRKSFCTDLELQRAELAFSAPTSVGKALACNYTGTGSFLVYKSVQSESRNGCGIEESRVIEAGNQE, encoded by the exons ATGCAGTTAAAGATCAGCAATTTTTTCAAATGTCCCTCCAATTCCACTCCCGCATCCACATCCACATCCCTCGCCTCCGAGGTCGACCGCGACGATGACTTGTCTCAATGGGAGAACAAACAACACCATATTTTCAACACTTACCACCGAACCCGGAAGAACCCTAAACCTGTTATTTCACCTTCCTCCATAATCAGAAAGCCGGTGGTGAAGAACAAGAAGAGGAGCTACGCCCAGTTCCATTTGGAATTCGGCCAATCCGATTTCTTGCTGCGCGCGTGTTCCACTTGTGGTGTTGAGTTCACTCCCGGCAATGTAGATGACGAGAAAAACCACAcacaatttcacaaatgttaCATGCAAGGAATCCAATTCAGA GGCTGGACCAGTGAAAGGGTTATCTCTTCTCACAAGGATGGTCGAATTATTATGGTGCTGGGGACCGACCCATCTTCTCACAAAAACAAG GCAGAAGAAGTTGTGAAGATGATGGAAATTGAGTTGGGAAGTGGATGGATAGGTCATCAACACTGTAAG GTCtatttgtttgtttctctcCAGAGGATTGTTGGGTGCGTGGTTGCAGAACCAATCAAAGAAGCATTCAGAGTCGTGTCTTGCTCGGTTGATGAGCATTCTGATAGCAAGAGGAAAAGGGAAAAGAAGCCGTGTCCAACCACTCTCCAGTTTGGGAATATTGTTTTTCAAAgggaagttgaaaaaaaagcTGTGAATGTGAATGATTCTGAGGTGATGGATGGTAGGGCAATCTTCTGCGAAAGCAACCCTGTTGCTGCTGTTTGTGGCATTAGAGCCATTTGGGTCACTCCATCCAACAGAAGAAAACACATAGCTAGCCAGTTGCTGGATACTGTGAG GAAAAGTTTCTGCACCGACTTGGAGCTTCAACGTGCTGAGCTAGCATTCTCTGCACCAACCTCAGTTGGGAAGGCATTAGCATGTAATTACACCGGTACTGGATCATTCTTGGTGTATAAATCAGTACAATCGGAGAGTAGAAATGGCTGTGGAATTGAGGAGTCTCGTGTCATTGAAGCTGGAAATCAAGAGTAG
- the LOC25479865 gene encoding aspartic proteinase CDR1 translates to MHAFIFLFSALCSLYTPSFVESTKNPSGFEVELIHHDSPLSPFYNSSLTSSELITNAALRSISRSKRLSLFQNNELNESPESIIIPNGGDYLMKIYIGTPPVERLAVADTGSNLIWVQCSPCKKCFPQDKPYFDPNKSSTYMGLSCDSQSCSSLPLGKHRCGKSKKCEYLIIYGDESYSFGELSTDSIGFGSMNGEGEKDVTFPKSVFGCGLQNDLGSETSHKTTGIVGLGLGPLSLVSQLGDSIGRKFSYCLVPFGSNSTSKLKFGDQAIIKGNGVVSTPLMIKSSDPYHYYLNLEGITVGQKTAQSGQTDGNIIIDSGTTLTYLEPKFYNDFIASVKGVIGVEEVKDPPSPFTFCFTFGDLAKFPNFVFHFTGADVTLKPQKLLGVLGNNSYCLLAIPSNDLSIFGNIAHVDFLVEYDLEGKKVSFAPSDCSKN, encoded by the coding sequence ATGCATGCTTTTATATTCTTGTTTTCTGCCTTATGTTCACTTTATACTCCATCCTTTGTTGAATCCACCAAAAACCCTAGTGGCTTCGAAGTTGAACTTATTCATCATGATTCACCATTGTCACCCTTTTACAACTCTTCCCTTACCTCATCGGAGTTAATCACAAATGCGGCCTTGCGCTCTATTTCACGTTCAAAACGACTTtccctttttcaaaataatgagTTAAACGAATCGCCAGAATCTATTATAATTCCAAATGGTGGTGATTACCTCATGAAAATCTATATTGGCACCCCACCTGTTGAAAGGCTTGCTGTTGCAGACACAGGTAGTAATCTTATTTGGGTACAATGTTCCCCTTGTAAGAAATGTTTTCCACAAGACAAACCCTATTTTGATCCAAACAAATCTTCCACTTACATGGGTTTGTCATGTGACTCACAATCTTGCTCATCACTACCACTAGGCAAACATAGATGTGGAAAATCAAAGAAGTGTgagtatttaattatttatggtGATGAGTCTTATAGTTTTGGCGAATTGAGTACCGATTCCATTGGTTTTGGTTCAATgaatggtgaaggagaaaaagaTGTTACATTTCCAAAATCAGTTTTTGGATGTGGACTTCAAAATGATCTAGGGTCTGAAACTAGTCATAAAACCACAGGTATTGTTGGTCTAGGACTAGGGCCATTGTCCCTAGTTTCACAACTAGGCGATTCTATTGGTCGAAAATTCTCTTATTGTTTGGTTCCTTTCGGTTCAAACTCGACTAGCAAATTGAAATTTGGAGATCAAGCAATTATAAAAGGCAATGGTGTTGTGTCTACTCCCCTTATGATCAAGTCATCTGATCCTTATCATTACTATCTCAATCTCGAAGGTATCACCGTTGGACAAAAAACGGCTCAGTCAGGTCAAACTGATGGTAATATAATCATTGATTCAGGTACAACATTGACGTATCTTGAACCAAAATTTTATAACGATTTCATAGCTTCGGTGAAGGGAGTTATTGGTGTAGAGGAAGTAAAAGATCCTCCATCACCATTTACCTTTTGCTTCACCTTTGGAGATCTAGCAAAGTTCCCTAATTTCGTGTTTCATTTCACGGGAGCCGATGTTACCCTTAAACCTCAGAAATTACTTGGTGTTCTTGGCAACAACTCGTATTGCTTGTTGGCCATACCATCCAATGATCTTTCCATCTTTGGAAATATAGCACACGTTGATTTTCTAGTAGAATATGATCTCGAAGGGAAAAAAGTTTCCTTTGCTCCAAGTGATTGTTCCAAGAATTAA